Proteins from a genomic interval of Spirochaetota bacterium:
- a CDS encoding efflux RND transporter permease subunit, giving the protein AIIEVENAYKKIELWNERGRKEDFYYVRLSAIEEVVPSVFFSLLIVAVSFVPIFMLNEQEGKLFSPLAWTKVLIMLSAAFLALTL; this is encoded by the coding sequence GTGCTATAATTGAGGTCGAAAATGCTTATAAAAAAATAGAGTTATGGAATGAAAGGGGTAGAAAAGAGGATTTTTATTATGTAAGACTATCAGCAATAGAGGAAGTAGTACCTTCAGTGTTTTTTTCTCTTCTTATAGTTGCAGTTTCCTTTGTGCCTATTTTTATGTTGAATGAACAAGAAGGGAAACTTTTTTCTCCTTTAGCTTGGACGAAGGTATTAATTATGCTTTCTGCAGCATTTTTAGCTTTGACATTAGA